The Acidimicrobiales bacterium genomic sequence GCCGTCCGGGAGTTCGGACGTGCGATCACCCGCCCGCTCGGTGCGCCGGCTGGCACCATCGAGACGTTCATCGAGGTGCCGTTCGACGTGGACGGCAAGAAGGTGTTCCCCGACGGCCTGATCCGGATCCGGCGGGGCCAGCGATCGTGGGTCGCCCTGGTCGAGGTGAAGACGGGCACCAACCAGCTCGACGCCGCACAACTCGAGGCGTACCTCGACGTCGCCCGCGAGCACGGCTACGACGCGCTCCTCACGATCTCGAACGAGATCCCCGCCGTGCTCGGCACCCACCCGACGCCGGTCGATCGCAGGAAGCTGCGGAGAGTCGCGCTCCACCACCTCTCGTGGACGCAGGTGCTGACCGAGGCGGTCTTGCAGAAGGTGCACCGTGGCGTCGCCGACCCCGACCAGGCGTGGATCCTCGGCGAGCTCATCCGCTACCTCGAGCACCCGCGGTCGGGCGCGCTGGAGTTCGACGACATGGGCGCGTCGTGGGTCGCGGTCCGTGATGCGGTCGCTGCCGGGACGATCCGCGCCGCCGACAAGGCCGCCTCGGAGGTGGCCGGCCGGTGGGACCAGCTCCTGATGTACGTCTCGCTCCGTCTCGGCCGGCGGCTCGGGATCGAGGTGCAGCCGAACCTGTCGCGGCGGGAGGTCCTGGAGCCGGCGCTGCGAGGCCAGGCGGTGGTGCAGACGTTGGTCGAGAAGGGCGTGCTCGAGGGCGGCGTCCGCATCCCGAACACGGTCGGGCCGCTTGTGGTCACCGCAGACTTGAGAGCGGCCAGGGTCACCGTGTGGGTCGACGTGGAGGCGCCGCGCGAGGGCCGCCCTCAGACCCGTGTCAACTGGCTCGTGCGCCAGTTGAAGGATGCTCCCGACGCCGTCCGCGTCGACTGCTTCAAGCGAGGCAGGGGCTCGTCGACGAGCGAGCTACTCCGCGATGTCCGGAGCAACCCGTCGCTCCTCGTCGACGACCCGAAGCGTGAGATTCGAGGCTTTCGGGTCGCACTGAGCGCGCCGATGGGTTTGAAGCGGGGCCAGGGCCGCGGCAGCTTCGTCGGCTCCGTGTTGTCGCTCGTCGACGACTTCTACGAGTCGACGGTGCAGCGGATCAAGCCGTGGGCGGCGCCACCGCCCCGTCTCCGGCCACCGGTGCCCGACGAAGCGCAACAGGACGTGCCGACCTCGCTGGTCTCCACCTCGATCTCGTCGCAGGACGGCCCGTCGCCGTCCGTCGGCGGACCGAACGGCGCGTCGGTGGTCGAATCGCAACTCGGCGACGCCGCCGAGTAGCAGCGTGGAGTGGCGGAGGGCGTGGGATTCGAACCCACGGTGGCCCGAAGGACCACAACGGCTTTCGAGGCCGCCCCATTCGTCCGCTCTGGCAGCCCTCCGGGGACGAGGATAGCCGCCGGCCCTACCGGCGCTGCCCGAAGAAGCCCGTGAGCAGGGCGGCGGACTCCGCGGCCAGGACGCCCGGGACGACCGCCACCTCGTGGTTCAGGCGAGGGTCGACGCAGAGGTTGTAGAGCGACCCGCAGGCCCCGGCCTTGAGGTCGGCGGCGCCGAACACGAGGCGGTCGACCCGGGCGGCGACGAGCGCGCCGGCGCACATCGGGCACGGCTCCAGGGTGACGACGACGGTCGCCCCGGCCAGCCGCCACGTGCCGAGCGCGGCCGCGGCGTCCCGGATGGCGAGGACCTCGGCGTGGGCCGTGGGGTCGCGCCGGAGCTCCCGCTCGTTGTGCCGGGCGGCGACGACCTCGCCGCCGACGAGCACGACGGCGCCGACCGGCACGTCGCCGTGGGCGACCGCCGCCTCAGCCTCGGCCAGCGCCACCCGCATGGCCGCGACGTCGTCCACCGCCGGACCGTAGCCAGTGGTCGAAGGCGACGCTGTACCCCCGGGACGCACGAGAGCTCGGCAGCGTCCCGGAGCTCGACGGGACGACCTCGATCAACGCGACGTCCACCGACGTCGGTCGACACGGTCGACCCCGTCGAGCGGACGTCGTGCGGTGCCGTTCCGACCCGCCGGAGCCGTTCCGCCGACTGCGGGACGACGTCCACGGCCGTCGGGAGGAGCCGGGCCTCGAGCTCCCGGCGCGGGCGGTGTCAGGGGGCGGCGCTCAGAGCGGCGGCCTGCCCGGCCGACGCACGGTGCAGATCGTCAGCGAGGACGACACGGTTCCTGCCGCTCGACTTCGCCTCGTAGAGGGCGGCGTCGGCGCGGCCCACGAGTGTCATGGGCAGGTCGTCGCCGGCGAGCAGCGCGACGCCGATGCACACGGTGAGCGAGCGGT encodes the following:
- the tadA gene encoding tRNA adenosine(34) deaminase TadA; protein product: MDDVAAMRVALAEAEAAVAHGDVPVGAVVLVGGEVVAARHNERELRRDPTAHAEVLAIRDAAAALGTWRLAGATVVVTLEPCPMCAGALVAARVDRLVFGAADLKAGACGSLYNLCVDPRLNHEVAVVPGVLAAESAALLTGFFGQRR